CATATAGGATTTAGCGTAAACGAGAATATCCCCTTTTACATTCAGGGCAGTCAGTAGAGTCCCTCCGAATATCAACAAAAACGTACTTAACAGGATGCCTACTAACAGATTTAGGGTAATGGCATTGCCGGTTACTTGAGCGGCTTCCAGAGGCTTTTTGGAACCGAGGTATTGGGAGACCACAATGGCTGCTCCGTTACCAATTACACTGAGGACTAGAATTGCTATCGCAATGATCTGATTCGCTGCACCGACACCCGATACGGCATCGTCCGACACCGAGCTAATCATAAAAGTATCCACACTACCCATGAGCATAAATAGAAACAGCTCCAGGAATATCGGCCAAGTCAGTTTTACCAGGTTGAATTCCTGGTGAATATTGTGCTTCATTGTACACCCTTCTTACATCATGATTAAGTTCCTGTTATTCCATAAACAAACTGTAATGTTAGCACAGCTTTCATGAAAATGCAGTACTTTTACAAAAATATGACAAAACGCAGTTGGTTTCTGAAAAGATAATGCCAGTAGTTGCACAATAGTATCCTCTAGGTAACTACATCACAATAAAGTGCCTACTTCCCCTAAGGGGTGTAAGGATCTACAATTTGTACATGACTTACTAAAATATATTAATGAGGAGTGCAAATAAATATGAAATTACAATTAGCGCTGGATCTAGTAGACATTACGGGAGCAAAAGAGATTGTTTCGGAAGTTGCTGAATATATAGATATCGTTGAAATTGGAACACCTATCGTTATTAATGAAGGCTTACATGCGGTGAAAGCAATCAAGGAAGCTTTTCCTGCTTTGACCGTATTGGCTGATTTAAAAATTATGGATGCTGGCGGATATGAAGTGATGAAGGCGGTGGAAGCTGGTGCGGATATCGTTACTGTGCTTGGTGTGTCCGATGATGCTACCATTAGAGGTGCAGTGGAGGAAGCTAAGAAGACAAATAAAGAGATTCTAGTTGACCTGATTAATGTAAAAGATATTAAGACAAGAGCGGCTGAAGTAGATGCACTTGGCGTAGACTATGTCTGCGTGCACTCTGGGTACGATCACCAAGCGGAAGGAAAGAATTCTTTTGCTGATTTGAATGCGATTAAGAGTGTGGTTAAGCAGGCCAAAACAGCTATCGCTGGGGGGATCAAGCTGAGCACACTTCCGGAAGTTATCGCAGCGAATCCTGATCTTGTTATCGTTGGCGGCGGCATCACAGGCGAAGCTGACCAAAAGGCGGCTGCTGCAGAAATGAAGCGTCTAGTTAGCCAGGCGTAAGATTACAATGGATACATTGAAATATGCGCAGCAAATTATAGAGGAGCTTCAGCGCTCCATCTCTCAGCTTGATCATAAAGAGGCTGAACGAATGGCTGAACTTCTTCTTCAGGCGAACAAGGTATTTGTGGCTGGGGCTGGTAGATCAGGACTGATGGGACGAGCCTTTGCAATGCGTTTAATGCATGTCGGTAAAGAGGTATATGTCGTAGGTGAGACGGTGACCCCGGGGATTGAACCAGGTGATGTGCTTGTGCTCGGTTCCGGTTCAGGAGAGACGAAAGGGCTGATCTCTATGGCCGAGAAGGCCAAAGGAGTGGGTGCAGAGGTTATTGCCGTTACGATTGTGCCGGATTCCACCGTCGGACGTTTAGCAAGTTATGTAGTAAAGCTGCCAGGGTCTCCAAAAGATCAGGTAAGTGGGAGTTACAGTACGATACAGCCGATGGCTTCTTTGTTTGAACAGACGATGTTAGTCTTTTATGATGCGGTTATTCTGCGAATGATGGAGAAGACAGGGCAAACGACTAAGCAGATGTTCGGCAAGCATGCTAATTTAGAGTAAGCTTACAGAAACGAATGCCTTCCTATAAGGAGGATATTCGTTTTTGTGTTAGTATGATAACGGGAGAGAGGAGGCGCTTTATGTATGGCAACTGAGATTAAAGACCGCATAAACTTGAAGGAAATTAATTGTGAGAAGGAATTGACGCTTGCGGTTATCGGAGGTAAATGGAAGCTGATTATCCTATGGCATCTTGGGCTTGAAGGGACTAAACGGTTTAGTGAGCTGAAGAAGCTGATTCCTCATATTACACAAAAAATGTTGACCAACCAACTACGTGAGCTTGAAGAGGACCAGTTGGTTCTAAGAAAAGTATATGCCGAGGTTCCCCCAAAAGTAGAATATTCCTTGACGTCATATGGCCAAAGTCTGCTTCCGGTTCTTCGATTGATGTACGATTGGGGTAAAAATTACGGAGAAAATGTGATCTGGAAAGACACACCACCAGAAGAAAGATGCTAAACAAATAGTTTTTATACATTAAAAATCCCTGAGAGGTCTGGATAGACTTCTACAGGGATTTTGTTGTGTGAACTATGGAGTGACTAACTCAGATGCCGATTTAAGCTTTCTGTTCGAACAGCTTAGCAATCTCCACGATGACGTTTACCGCTTTTACCATGTTGTCAGCAGAGGCGTATTCGAATTTACCGTGGAAATTTTCGCCTCCAGTGAAAATATTAGGTGTAGGTAAACCCATGTAGGAAAGCTGCGAGCCATCTGTACCCCCGCGAATCGGGCGGATGATCGGTGTGATGTTAAGATTCTCCATCGCCTCATGGGCAATATCGACGATATGTCGCACGGGTTCGATTTTTTCGCCCATATTGTAATATTGGTCTTTCATTTCAAGTACGATGTTTTCTTCACCGTGGATGCTCTTGAATTCATCGACGATGGTAGAAAGATAGGTTTTACGTGCCTCGAATTTCTCGCGGTCGAAGTCACGGATAATATATTGAAGCTTGCTGAACTCCGGTGTGCCTTCTATGGAGCTGAGGTGGTAGAAGCCTTCATAACCGTCTGTGAATTCTGGGGCTTCCTCAGAAGGGAGTCTAAGATGTAGTGCCATGGCAATTTTTGCGGAATGAATCATTTTTCCTTTTGCGGTACCAGGGTGTACGTTGACGCCGTAGATAGAGATTTTGGCAGATGCGGCATTAAAGCTTTCATATTCTAGTTCTCCCAGAGGACCGCCGTCCACAGTGTAAGCATAGGAAGCATTAAAAGCAGCAACGTCAAATTTGTGAGGCCCGCGACCGATTTCTTCGTCCGGTGTGAAGGCGACTCTAATCTTGCCATGTTTAATTTCAGGATGCTGAAGGAGGTAATTCATAGCTGTCATAATCTCCGCAATACCGGCTTTATTATCTGCGCCAAGCAAGGTGGTGCCGTCGGTTGTTATTAATGTGTGGCCTTTATATTCTGTCAGCTCCGGGAAGCTCGCGGTGGATAATACAACATTCAACTCTTTGTTCAAAATAATATCTTTGCCATCGTAGTTATCCACGATCTGCGGCTTTACATTCGTTCCAGTGAAATCAGTCGCCGTATCCAGATGTGCCAAGAAACCAATGGTTGGAACATCCTTCTCTGTATTCGCTGGGAGCGTAGCCATGACATAACCATGCTCGTCCACCTGCACTTCAGCCATGCCGATTTCCTTGAGCTCTAGGGCCAGCTTGTGAGCCAGCACCATCTGCCCTGGGGTGGAAGGACAAGTCTCATTATCCTCGTTAGATTGGGTATCCATTTGAGCATACGAAATAAACCGTTCTACAACCTCTTTTTTCACTGTGAGTCATCTCCTCATTACTGTTGTATCTATATAGTATCACTTTCCATATCCGGTCTCATCCCTGAGGAAGAAGATTGCGAGTTAGGATTAGCTTTAATGAGGCAGTGTCTCTTGCTTCACTAGCTTCGCTGAAAGTAAATACCGATCTGGTGCTGATCCAACGTATGAAAAAGGATAACAGGTGATCAAAGTAAGAATGGCCTTATCGCTTGGTTTTATAGCACCGCGTTCATTCCCGTCTACAATCGTGCTACCTGTCACCTCATAGATAAACGTACCATCCGTGCTTTCCAGTTCGATCAGATCCCCTGCGACAAGTTCTCCTAGATTGCGGAATACGGTATCGCGGTGTCCAGCAAGTACACTATTACCGGCAGCGCCGATACCTGCGCTACCTATATAGTGTCCGGCTCCTTTTTTTAACTCGGGGCTTTCAGTACCCTCCAGAATAGCCGCCTTTTTATTTAAGGTAGGGAAGCGGATTTCTCCAATCACCTCACCCTCTGTATAGGACAGAGGAGAAGCTGATTGTTCTTTTGGCGAACTGACCATTCCCTTAGGAAGCGGGTTCTCTTC
This window of the Paenibacillus sp. FSL R10-2734 genome carries:
- the hxlA gene encoding 3-hexulose-6-phosphate synthase, with the protein product MKLQLALDLVDITGAKEIVSEVAEYIDIVEIGTPIVINEGLHAVKAIKEAFPALTVLADLKIMDAGGYEVMKAVEAGADIVTVLGVSDDATIRGAVEEAKKTNKEILVDLINVKDIKTRAAEVDALGVDYVCVHSGYDHQAEGKNSFADLNAIKSVVKQAKTAIAGGIKLSTLPEVIAANPDLVIVGGGITGEADQKAAAAEMKRLVSQA
- the hxlB gene encoding 6-phospho-3-hexuloisomerase, encoding MDTLKYAQQIIEELQRSISQLDHKEAERMAELLLQANKVFVAGAGRSGLMGRAFAMRLMHVGKEVYVVGETVTPGIEPGDVLVLGSGSGETKGLISMAEKAKGVGAEVIAVTIVPDSTVGRLASYVVKLPGSPKDQVSGSYSTIQPMASLFEQTMLVFYDAVILRMMEKTGQTTKQMFGKHANLE
- a CDS encoding helix-turn-helix domain-containing protein, coding for MATEIKDRINLKEINCEKELTLAVIGGKWKLIILWHLGLEGTKRFSELKKLIPHITQKMLTNQLRELEEDQLVLRKVYAEVPPKVEYSLTSYGQSLLPVLRLMYDWGKNYGENVIWKDTPPEERC
- the pepT gene encoding peptidase T, whose amino-acid sequence is MKKEVVERFISYAQMDTQSNEDNETCPSTPGQMVLAHKLALELKEIGMAEVQVDEHGYVMATLPANTEKDVPTIGFLAHLDTATDFTGTNVKPQIVDNYDGKDIILNKELNVVLSTASFPELTEYKGHTLITTDGTTLLGADNKAGIAEIMTAMNYLLQHPEIKHGKIRVAFTPDEEIGRGPHKFDVAAFNASYAYTVDGGPLGELEYESFNAASAKISIYGVNVHPGTAKGKMIHSAKIAMALHLRLPSEEAPEFTDGYEGFYHLSSIEGTPEFSKLQYIIRDFDREKFEARKTYLSTIVDEFKSIHGEENIVLEMKDQYYNMGEKIEPVRHIVDIAHEAMENLNITPIIRPIRGGTDGSQLSYMGLPTPNIFTGGENFHGKFEYASADNMVKAVNVIVEIAKLFEQKA
- a CDS encoding sortase, producing the protein MKKRNGVLLAVKLIFILSLVLLIYSVVQVVKAPIEAKQALNDWAKKREEALARPLPTEENPLPKGMVSSPKEQSASPLSYTEGEVIGEIRFPTLNKKAAILEGTESPELKKGAGHYIGSAGIGAAGNSVLAGHRDTVFRNLGELVAGDLIELESTDGTFIYEVTGSTIVDGNERGAIKPSDKAILTLITCYPFSYVGSAPDRYLLSAKLVKQETLPH